In Malus sylvestris chromosome 15, drMalSylv7.2, whole genome shotgun sequence, a single genomic region encodes these proteins:
- the LOC126602463 gene encoding uncharacterized protein LOC126602463 isoform X2 has translation MRAGSASPVHRRDAENRYSSEYNQSGGPPRGRDFGSARDSGRYRDRSPHFARGRGVGRPFGRGLDGPGLVPGPFRGEGSRNNPNVQQRIGDWICPDPLCGNLNFARREYCNNCNKSRHGPGGSPRRGYSGPPPPNAPHRRFPGPPIDPPPFGRSLNGGYRSPPRGWARNGPRDFGPGLPPPRHEGRFPDHQLRRDRLDYSDNYRGRSKFDRPLPMDWGNRDRGRDSFFNERKPFDRRLPSPSPPPPHLPPHRGRWAHDARERSRSPLRGGPPPKDYNRPLYTGRGRGRGRGREDHRGMGRDRVGDAY, from the exons ATGCGTGCAGGTTCTGCTTCCCCTGTACACCGTAGGGATGCAGAAAATCGCTACAGCTCTGAGTATAATCAATCAGGGGGTCCCCCACGTGGGCGTGATTTTGGCAGTGCACGGGATTCTGGTAGATATCGAGACCGCTCACCCCATTTTGCGCGAGGAAGAGGTGTTGGCAGGCCATTTGGTAGAGGTTTAGATGGGCCGGGGCTCGTTCCTGGGCCATTCAGAGGTGAAGGGAGTAGAAATAATCCGAATGTGCAGCAGAGAATCGGAGACTGGATTTGCCCAGATCCTTT ATGTGGCAACCTGAACTTTGCAAGGCGAGAATACTGTAACAACTGCAACAAGTCACGCCATGGACCTGGGGGAAGTCCTCGAAGGGGTTATTCTGGGCCACCACCTCCAAATGCTCCTCATAGACGCTTCCCTGGTCCTCCAATTGATCCTCCTCCCTTTGGAAGGAGCTTAAATGGTGGCTATAGGTCTCCACCTCGTGGCTGGGCCAGAAATGGCCCTAGAGATTTTGGCCCTGGGCTGCCACCTCCAAGGCACGAAGGAAGGTTTCCTGACCACCAGTTGCGAAGAGATCGGTTGGACTACTCTGATAACTACAGAGGAAGAAGTAAGTTTGATAGGCCACTGCCTATGGATTGGGGTAACAGAGATCGGGGAAGGGATAGCTTCTTTAATGAAAGGAAACCATTTGACAGGCGACTGCCCTCTCCTTCTCCACCACCACCGCATCTACCTCCTCACCGCGGCCGATGGGCACATGATGCTAGAGAGAGAAGCCGGTCCCCATTAAGAGGTGGCCCACCACCAAAAGACTACAACAGGCCTCTGTACACGGGTCGGGGTCGGGGTCGGGGTCGGGGACGAGAGGATCATCGTGGCATGGGGCGAGACCGAGTTGGAGATGCATATTGA
- the LOC126602462 gene encoding probable plastidic glucose transporter 2 → MRGRHREAFSMYKRLSSRDYSNTIDLDTKELMDPLDMEENSALVQKSTVPELSNPSWKRSFPHVLVATLSAFLFGYHLGVVNEPLESISKDLGFKGNTLAEGLVVSTCLGGALVGSLFSGWLADGVGRRKAFQLCALPMIIGAVMSASTKTLAGMLIGRLFVGTGMGLAPPVASLYVTEVSPAFVRGTYGSLIQIATCLGIMGALFVGIPVKEITGWWRVCFWVSIIPAVVLAVAMVFCAESPHWLHKQGRTSEAEAQFEKLLGGSHVKTAMADLAKLDRGDETDAVSLSELFYGRHFRVVFIGSTLYALQQLSGINAVFYFSSAVFKSAGVSSGLANAFVGIANLSGSTVAMLLMDKVGRKLLLLWSFFGMAVSMGVQVAAASFNSSGSGLLYLSVGGMLMFVLTFALGAGPVPGLLLPEIFPSRIRAKAMAVCMSVYWVINFFVGLLFLQLLEQLGPQLLYSIFGTFCMMAVVFVKRNVIETKGKSLQEIEIALLPQE, encoded by the exons ATGCGGGGCCGCCATCGCGAAGCTTTCTCGATGTACAAGCGGTTGTCATCGAGAGACTATTCGAATACCATTGACCTGGATACGAAAGAGTTGATGGATCCTCTTGACATGGAAGAAAACTCAG CTCTTGTACAGAAAAGTACAGTTCCAGAACTTTCAAACCCCTCATGGAAGCGATCTTTCCCCCATGTACTTGTGGCAACTCTATCTGCATTCTTGTTTGGCTACCATCTCGG GGTGGTTAATGAACCGCTTGAAAGCATTTCTAAAGATCTTGGTTTCAAAGGGAATACCTTGGCAGAAG GTCTGGTGGTGAGTACTTGTTTGGGAGGTGCCTTGGTTGGATCTTTATTCAGTGGATGGTTAGCCGATGGAGTAGGACGTCGTAAGGCTTTTCAACTGTGTGCATTGCCTATGATAATTGGTGCTGTTATGAG tgcatcaaccaaaactctTGCTGGTATGCTTATAGGAAGGTTATTTGTTGGGACTGGTATGGGTCTGGCCCCTCCTGTTGCTTCTCTTTATGTGACAGAG GTTTCTCCTGCTTTTGTGAGGGGTACTTATGGCAGTCTCATCCAGATTGCAACATGCCTGGGGATTATGGGGGCTCTTTTTGTTGGAATTCCTGTTAAAGAAATCACTGGCTG GTGGCGTGTTTGTTTTTGGGTATCGATAATTCCAGCTGTAGTACTGGCAGTTGCCATGGTATTCTGTGCAGAGAGTCCACATTGGCTACATAAA CAAGGAAGAACTTCTGAGGCAGAAGCTCAATTTGAGAAGCTCCTTGGTGGATCACATGTCAAAACTGCCATGGCAGATTTAGCCAAGTTGGACAGGGGAGATGAGACAGATGCTGTAAGCCTTTCGGAGTTGTTTTATGGACGCCATTTTAGAG TTGTTTTTATTGGGTCAACTCTATATGCTTTACAACAGCTATCTGGTATAAATGCTGTCTTTTATTTCTCCTCGGCTGTATTTAAAAGTGCCGGAGTATCATCAGGCCTTGCAAATGCCTTTGTAGGAATCGCAAATTTGTCAG GATCTACTGTTGCAATGCTTTTGATGGATAAAGTAGGAAGGAAGCTGCTACTCTTATGGAGCTTTTTTGGCATG GCGGTGTCAATGGGTGTTCAAGTTGCTGCAGCAAGCTTTAATTCATCAGGGTCTGGATTGCTGTACCTATCTGTTGGTGGAATGCTGAT GTTCGTCTTAACATTTGCTCTAGGAGCTGGTCCAGTTCCAGGTCTCCTTTTACCAGAAATATTCCCCAGCCGTATTAGAGCGAAAGCAATGGCCGTCTGTATGTCGGTGTATTGG GTGATAAATTTCTTTGTGGGATTGCTGTTCTTGCAACTGCTGGAACAACTTGGTCCGCAGCTTCTGTATTCTATATTTGGCACCTTTTGCATGATGGCTGTGGTTTTCGTGAAGCGAAATGTGATCGAAACGAAAGGAAAATCGCTCCAAGAAATCGAGATAGCGCTCCTTCCACAAGAATAG
- the LOC126602463 gene encoding transcription initiation factor TFIID subunit 15-like isoform X1: MGSRDKDPKAPHHQPLLSSLVVRPSTSDGACGGGGRGSDYEPGEVRHEPLPYTRSDRYSKDPGHRMRAGSASPVHRRDAENRYSSEYNQSGGPPRGRDFGSARDSGRYRDRSPHFARGRGVGRPFGRGLDGPGLVPGPFRGEGSRNNPNVQQRIGDWICPDPLCGNLNFARREYCNNCNKSRHGPGGSPRRGYSGPPPPNAPHRRFPGPPIDPPPFGRSLNGGYRSPPRGWARNGPRDFGPGLPPPRHEGRFPDHQLRRDRLDYSDNYRGRSKFDRPLPMDWGNRDRGRDSFFNERKPFDRRLPSPSPPPPHLPPHRGRWAHDARERSRSPLRGGPPPKDYNRPLYTGRGRGRGRGREDHRGMGRDRVGDAY, translated from the exons ATGGGGTCAAGGGACAAAGACCCAAAGGCACCGCATCATCAGCCTCTTCTCAGCAGCCTCGTCGTGCGGCCCTCCACCAGCGACGGCGCCTGTGGTGGAGGTGGACGTGGCAGCGATTACGAGCCCGGTGAGGTTCGCCACGAGCCTCTTCCCTACACTCGTTCGGATCGTTACTCTAAAGACCCTG GACATAGAATGCGTGCAGGTTCTGCTTCCCCTGTACACCGTAGGGATGCAGAAAATCGCTACAGCTCTGAGTATAATCAATCAGGGGGTCCCCCACGTGGGCGTGATTTTGGCAGTGCACGGGATTCTGGTAGATATCGAGACCGCTCACCCCATTTTGCGCGAGGAAGAGGTGTTGGCAGGCCATTTGGTAGAGGTTTAGATGGGCCGGGGCTCGTTCCTGGGCCATTCAGAGGTGAAGGGAGTAGAAATAATCCGAATGTGCAGCAGAGAATCGGAGACTGGATTTGCCCAGATCCTTT ATGTGGCAACCTGAACTTTGCAAGGCGAGAATACTGTAACAACTGCAACAAGTCACGCCATGGACCTGGGGGAAGTCCTCGAAGGGGTTATTCTGGGCCACCACCTCCAAATGCTCCTCATAGACGCTTCCCTGGTCCTCCAATTGATCCTCCTCCCTTTGGAAGGAGCTTAAATGGTGGCTATAGGTCTCCACCTCGTGGCTGGGCCAGAAATGGCCCTAGAGATTTTGGCCCTGGGCTGCCACCTCCAAGGCACGAAGGAAGGTTTCCTGACCACCAGTTGCGAAGAGATCGGTTGGACTACTCTGATAACTACAGAGGAAGAAGTAAGTTTGATAGGCCACTGCCTATGGATTGGGGTAACAGAGATCGGGGAAGGGATAGCTTCTTTAATGAAAGGAAACCATTTGACAGGCGACTGCCCTCTCCTTCTCCACCACCACCGCATCTACCTCCTCACCGCGGCCGATGGGCACATGATGCTAGAGAGAGAAGCCGGTCCCCATTAAGAGGTGGCCCACCACCAAAAGACTACAACAGGCCTCTGTACACGGGTCGGGGTCGGGGTCGGGGTCGGGGACGAGAGGATCATCGTGGCATGGGGCGAGACCGAGTTGGAGATGCATATTGA